The following is a genomic window from Myxococcales bacterium.
CACCCAACATCATTACTTTTTGCACTTCGATGGTATCACCTACCATCTTATTTGCATGCAAATCAACCAACAGCTTTTCACCAACCGAAACCCGATGTTGTTTGCTTCCTATTTCGATTACAGCATAACCAACCATTTTTTCTCCCGCGCTTATCACACATCACCCGATCCACGGCCAAAAAATTAAGGGGCAGAAGAGGTGGCGGATTTATTTATCAATACTTTTTAGCCAAAAAAGCCAAAAGACGCGATATTTAGAGCTAATCCATAGCTTTTTGTCAATCAGGTTAGGGAAGAGTAAGTTGGGCCCAAAAAACTCCGAGGCATGTCTGTAAGGGTGAGTGCTAAGGTGCTGATTCTAAACAATTTACAGAATTTACTATTCCAGATCTTAGCGAGAACTTGGCTTCTTTTTGACTTTAAACACCATAAAAAAAAGCCGCCTCATAGACGGCTTTTGGTGGAGCTGATCGGGATCGAACCGACGACCTCTTGAATGCCATTCAAGCGCTCTCCCAGCTGAGCTACAACCCCTCGACCTGCTTTCTATGCGCTTTTTATTTTTCTGTAAAGCCTTAGAGGCTGTAAAAAAAATCAATTTGGCAATTCTGGTTCAATAAATGTCGCTGTGACGAAAGTATGACGTGAAAACCTTTTTGAAAGGAAATATCATGTCGTGCTTGTATGAAACCTGTTTGTCAGATTGTGCCTGGGAAGTGATTGAGCCACTTTTTCCTGCTAACGCCAAACGAGGCAGACGTCGTGTCTATAGCTTTCGGAGCATAGTTGATGCCATATTCTATGTTTTAAAGAACGGCTGTGTGTGGCGTTGTTTACCCAATGACTTTCCTCCTCACGGTATTGTCTATCACTATTTTCGCACCTGGTCTGTTTCTGGTTTGTGGGCGGTCTTAAACTGCATTCTCGTGGCAATAGTCAGAACCTGTGCTGGCAGAGATGCAAGCCCCTCACTTGTTTCCATCGACTCCCAATCACAGACAGCGGAACCAGGAGTAGATGAGCGTGGTTTGGATGGGGGAAAGAAGATTAATGGAAGAAAGCGCCACATCGTTGTTGATACGATGGGATTGATGCTCCTATGCATTTGTACCGCAGCAAATGTATCTGATAGGGTTGCCGGCGAGGAATTGGTTACTGAGCTCAATAAGCGCGAGAAGTTTCCCAGATTAGCGAAGATTCTTGGAGATAACGCATATAAGAATTTGTCTTCAGGCTTGAGAGTAGGCGTAAGCACAGAAACTGCGGAACGTTTAAAAGGGCAAAAGGGGTTTGTACCACAAATATTTCGTTGGGCCGTAGAACGAACTTTTGCTTGGCTGAATCGAAATAGGCGTCTGGTGCGTAACTATGAGAAGAATACAAAGCATCAGGAATCAATGAACTACATCGCTAATGCAAGATTATGTATCAGACGATTGGAAAATTTGCTTACCACCTGAGATTTGATTTTTTTTACAGCCTCTTATCAAGGGTATTCGGCTTCGATCCCTACAACAGTCCCTGGCATCACCTATTTCAAAACAACCCAGGCACCATGCGGCTGTTGAATAATAGCAATAAGAATGACAACCTTATTCTTCAAGCACTTTGCCAAGCCGCATAACGTGGATGATGAAAAATTAAATCATCAAATTTCGGCCAAA
Proteins encoded in this region:
- a CDS encoding IS5 family transposase, which encodes MKTFLKGNIMSCLYETCLSDCAWEVIEPLFPANAKRGRRRVYSFRSIVDAIFYVLKNGCVWRCLPNDFPPHGIVYHYFRTWSVSGLWAVLNCILVAIVRTCAGRDASPSLVSIDSQSQTAEPGVDERGLDGGKKINGRKRHIVVDTMGLMLLCICTAANVSDRVAGEELVTELNKREKFPRLAKILGDNAYKNLSSGLRVGVSTETAERLKGQKGFVPQIFRWAVERTFAWLNRNRRLVRNYEKNTKHQESMNYIANARLCIRRLENLLTT